CAGGCCGATCACGAGCCCGACCCAGGATATTGTCCTCGGATGTTACTATATGACGAAGGAGAAGCCCGGCGCCAAGGGCGAAGGAAAGATCTTCAGCTCGTCCGAGGAAGTCGTTATCGCTCATAATGACGAAGAGGTCGATTTGCACGCGAAGATAAAGGTCGACATAGGCGGCAAGCTTATTGAAACAACGGTTGGCAGGGTCTTATTTAACCTTCTTCTGCCCGAAGGCATAGTCTATGTGAACGAGACTATGAGCAAATCCAAATTAAGCAAGACCATATATAGCTGCTACAAGACAAAGGGACATCAGGTGGTCATAAAGCTGCTCGATGATCTCAAGAGGGCTGGATTCGAAGAGGCGACGAAAGCGGGCCTATCGATATCCGTAAATGACCTGCAGATACCGAAGAAAAAAGACGAATATCTCCAGAAGACGATCACAGACGTCAACCACGTCGAAGAGCAGTATAAGAGAGGGCTCATAACAGACCGCGAGCGTTATAATAAGATCATAGACCTGTGGACACATGCGACCGACGACGTATCGGACCTCATATTCCAGGAACTCGATTCGTTCAATCCTATATTCATGATGGCGGATTCCGGCGCACGCGGTTCGAAGCTCCAGATCAGGCAGCTCGCCGGCATGAGAGGACTGATGGCAAAACCTTCCGGAGAGATTATAGAGACCCCTATCAAGGCTAACTTCAGGGAAGGGCTGACTGTGCTGGAGTATTTCATATCTACGCACGGCGCGAGAAAAGGTCTGGCAGATACTGCGTTGAAGACAGCTGATTCCGGATACCTTACTCGCAGGCTCGTCGATGTGGCGCAGGACGTCATAGTCAGCGAAGACGATTGCGGGACGTTGAACGGTATATTGATAAGCGCGATCATCGAAGGCGACGAGGTGGTCGTGAAGCTGGCCGAAAGGATAATAGGAAGGGTCGCGCTCGACAACATAGTCGACGTTATAACAGATACGGTACTTGTAGAAGCGGGCGCCGAGATTACCGAAGAGAAGGCAAAGCAGATCGAAGAGGTCGGCATAGAGAAGATCAGGATCAGGAGTGTTCTTACTTGTGAATCAAAGCACGGATGTTGCGTAAAATGTTACGGAAGAAATCTCGCAACGGGCAGGATCGTTGAACTCGGTGAGGCAGTCGGTATAGTTGCGGCACAGTCTATAGGTGAGCCCGGTACGCAGCTGACGATGAGAACATTCCATATAGGAGGAACCGCCTCGAGGATAGTGGAGCAGTCATTTACTGAATCGAAGTATAAAGGTATGATAAAATACCACAATTTGAGGGTCGTTGCAACCAAGAAAGAAGGCGAATTGGTCGTCCTGAACAGAAACGGCCAGGTGAGCATCAATGATCCGCAGGGACGCGAACTTGAACGATATACGATCCCCCAAGGGGCTATATTAAGGGTTGAAGACGGTAAGCCGGTAGAAGAAGGTTCGATATTCGTGAAATGGGATCCCTACACTGTACCCATCCTTACAGAAGTTTCCGGCAAGACAAAGTACGAGGACATCAAAGAAGGCGTTACCATGAAGGAAGAGCTCGACCCCGCGACGAAGTTGAAGAACCGCGTCATCGTCGAGCACAAAGGCGACTACCATCCTCAGATACTTATATTAAACAAGGACGGAGAGGTTCTCGCTATATACCCGATCCCTGCCGGCGCCCATATCGTAGTACATGATGGTAAAGGGGTTACTGCCGGAGAGGTTCTCGCTAAGACTCCCCGCGTCTTCGGTAAGACCAAAGATATAACCGGAGGTTTGCCAAGGGTCGCTGAGCTCTTTGAGGCAAGACGGCCTAAGGATCCCGCCATCATAAGCGAGATCGACGGTTTAGTAGAATTCGGCGAGTCGAAGAAAGGGCAGAAAAGGGTCATAATCACATCCCCGACAGGTATGAAGAAAGAATATGTCATTCCGCACGGAAAACACCTTAACGTGTATAAGGGCGATAAAGTCACAGCGGGCGAGCAATTGATAGACGGTCCCGTAGTCCTGCAGGACATCTTGAGGGTTTCCGGAGATAAAAAACTTCAGGAGTATCTGGTAAATGAAGTTCAGGAAGTTTACAGGTTGCAGGGCGTCAATATTAACGATAAGCATATCGAGGTCATAGTGCGGCAGATGCTGCGCAAGGTGAGAATAGAGAACCCGGGAGACACGACGTTCCTGATGGGGCAGCAGGTCGATAAGACCGTTTATATTGAAGAGAATAAGAGGGCGACCAAGAAGAAAGGTAAGGGGGCAAGTGCGGTGCCTGTGTTGTTGGGTATAACGAAGGCGTCGCTGAACACCGAGAGTTTTATCTCGGCCGCAAGCTTCCAGGAGACGACCAGGGTGCTGACCGAAGCTGCCGCAAGCGGCAAGACGGATAACCTGATCGGGCTGAAAGAGAATATCATCATGGGCCATCTGATACCGGCTGGAACTGGTTTTGATTTCCACAGGAACATATCGATAGTAAAGCATGTGCTGGACGACGCCAAGAAAGACAAAGAAGAGACTAAAGAAGATAAAAAGGGGAGCACAAAAGAAGATAAAGCAGGGGAGCAGGGATAATACAAATGCCGACGATAAACCAGCTTATAAGATTGGGAAGAGAAAAGTTCAAAAACAGGAGCAAGTCGCCCGCTCTCAAGGGCTGTCCGCAGAGAAGGGGCGTGTGCCTTCAGGTAAAGACGCAGACTCCCAAAAAGCCGAATTCAGCGCTGAGAAAAGTTGCCAGGGTAAGGCTGACGAATTCAATAGAAGTCACATCTTATATACCGGGAGTCGGCCATAACCTGCAGGAGCATTCCATAGTGTTGGTCAGAGGCGGCAGAGTAAAAGACCTTCCGGGTGTCAGGTACCACATCGTGAGAGGAGTGCTCGACACGGCAGGTGTGACCGACAGACGTAAATCGAGATCGAAATACGGAGCAAAAAAACCGAAAGATAAGGCAGCGCCAGGTAAAGCCGCAAAATAAAAAAGGTAAGGATAATCGATGAGAAGACGCAGAGCTGATAAGAGAGAGATCATACCGGATCCAAAATATAAGAACGCCACTGTGGCAAGATTTATCAATATAATGATGCTGCAGGGCAAGAAGTCTACCGCGGAAAAGATAGTTTACAAGTGTTTCGGCATATTAGGCGAGAAGACCGGTAAACCGCCTCTGGAGGTTTTTCTGAAAGCTCTCGATAACGTCAGGCCGTTATTGGAAATAAAGCCGAGAAGGATCGGAGGAGCAACATATCAGGTCCCTATCGATGTTAAGTCAGAAAGAGGTATTTCTATCGCGATGAGGTGGATACGGAACTTCGCGCGAGCGAAGAAGGGCAAGCCGATGGAGATAAAGCTTGCGGATGAGATGTTGGAGGCTTACAAAGGAGAAGGCTCTGCCATGAAGAAGCGGGAAGATACACATAAGATGGCTGAAGCGAATAAGGCCTTCGCTCATTACAGATGGTAAGCGAGGACGTTGATAAAAAAATGACTACAAAAGACACAAGATTATTTAATTTAAGGAACATAGGCATAATAGCGCATATCGACGCCGGCAAGACGACGACGACCGAACGCATGCTATTTTTTACCGGCAAGGTATATAAGATCGGCACTGTCGACGAGGGGACCGCAGTAATGGACTGGATGGTCCAGGAGCAGGAGCGCGGTATTACTATTACGAGCGCCGCAACCACCTGTTTTTGGAAAGACAAGAATATCAATATTATAGATACCCCCGGCCACGTCGACTTTACGGTAGAGGTCGAGAGATCCCTTAAGGTACTTGACGGCGCCGTTGTTGTTCTCTGCGCCGTTGGAGGCGTCCAGCCCCAATCCGAGACCGTATGGCGCCAGGCGGAGAAGTATAAAGTTCCAAGGATCGCTTTCATCAATAAGATGGACAGGACCGGCGCGAACTTCTTTAAGGTTCTTGATGATATGCGCGAGCGATTGGCGGCGAATCCCTTGCCGCTCCAGATACCTATAGGTGCGGAAGACAAGTACCAGGGGGTCATAGATCTTATAACGATGAAGGCTATAATCTACTTAGGCAGCGAAGGAAAATCCGGGTTTGAGGTTACCGACATACCCGAGGACTTGAAGAAATTGGCGAGCAAGTACAGGCATAATCTGATAGAGAAACTAGGCGAGGTAGACGAGACGGTCATGGACAGGTACATCAATGAAAAAGGACTCTACCCTCATGAAGTAAGGAATTTTATCAGGAAAGCTACATTAGCCGCAAAAATAATTCCCGTATTCTGCGGCGCTTCCGCGAAGAACAAAGGCATAGAGCCTTTATTGGACGGTATCTGCGATTTCCTGCCGTCGCCGCTCGACCTTCCTCCTGTCAAAGGGATCAACCCGGAGACGGAAGAAGAGGTGACGAGAGAGCCGTCTGAAAACGAGAAGTTCTGCGCGCTTGTATTCAAGATCAAGGCCGATCCGTTCGTCGGAAAACTGGCTTACGCGCGCGTTTATTCCGGGATACTCGATCCGGGGCAATATGTTTACAATTCCAAGAAAGATACAAAAGAACGCATCGGCAAGATATTGAAGATGCATGCAAATAAGCAGGAGATCGTCGATAAGGCGATGGCCGGCGATATCGTCGCGCTCGTCGGGTTGAAAAATACGACGACCGGCGACACCATCTGTTATGAAGACAACCCCATTGTCCTGGAGACGATGCATTTTCCGGAACCTGTCATATCTATGGCGATAGAGCCTAAGACAAAGGCAGACCAGGAAAGGTTGGGTTTGGCTATGAACAGGCTCGCGGAGGAAGACCCGACTTTTAAGGTAACCTACGCTAAAGAGACCGGGCAGACGATAATAAGCGGCATGGGCGAACTGCATCTGGAGATAATAGTCGATAGGATGTTCAGGGAATTTAATGTCGCGGCCAATGTGGACAAGCCTCAGGTAGCTTATAAAGAGACTCTGACCAGGCAGGTCAGGGCCGTAGGCAAGTTTATACAGCAGAGCGGGGGCAGGGGCCAATACGGGCATGTCGTGCTGGATGTAGCGCCGGCGCAGAAAGGCGCAGGCGTATTATTTGAGTCGAAGATCATAGGCGGCGCCATTCCCCGGGAGTATATCTCGTCCGTCAAAGAGGGCGTGATAGATGCCGCCCAGAACGGGCAGCTTGCCGGATATCCCGTGACTGATATCGACGTGAAACTGGTAGACGGTTCTTATCACGAAGTAGATTCATCCGACCTGGCGTTCCATATGGCGGGCTCGATCGCCGTGGGTGAGGCGCTCAGG
The Candidatus Omnitrophota bacterium genome window above contains:
- the fusA gene encoding elongation factor G yields the protein MTTKDTRLFNLRNIGIIAHIDAGKTTTTERMLFFTGKVYKIGTVDEGTAVMDWMVQEQERGITITSAATTCFWKDKNINIIDTPGHVDFTVEVERSLKVLDGAVVVLCAVGGVQPQSETVWRQAEKYKVPRIAFINKMDRTGANFFKVLDDMRERLAANPLPLQIPIGAEDKYQGVIDLITMKAIIYLGSEGKSGFEVTDIPEDLKKLASKYRHNLIEKLGEVDETVMDRYINEKGLYPHEVRNFIRKATLAAKIIPVFCGASAKNKGIEPLLDGICDFLPSPLDLPPVKGINPETEEEVTREPSENEKFCALVFKIKADPFVGKLAYARVYSGILDPGQYVYNSKKDTKERIGKILKMHANKQEIVDKAMAGDIVALVGLKNTTTGDTICYEDNPIVLETMHFPEPVISMAIEPKTKADQERLGLAMNRLAEEDPTFKVTYAKETGQTIISGMGELHLEIIVDRMFREFNVAANVDKPQVAYKETLTRQVRAVGKFIQQSGGRGQYGHVVLDVAPAQKGAGVLFESKIIGGAIPREYISSVKEGVIDAAQNGQLAGYPVTDIDVKLVDGSYHEVDSSDLAFHMAGSIAVGEALRTGGSILLEPIMNLEVITPDNYMGDVIGDLSSRRVKIEAITDRLNIKVIRGFAPLSEMFGYATTVRSLTQGRASYTMEPSYYQEVPKNISEKIIELSGRVKERK
- the rpsL gene encoding 30S ribosomal protein S12, with the translated sequence MPTINQLIRLGREKFKNRSKSPALKGCPQRRGVCLQVKTQTPKKPNSALRKVARVRLTNSIEVTSYIPGVGHNLQEHSIVLVRGGRVKDLPGVRYHIVRGVLDTAGVTDRRKSRSKYGAKKPKDKAAPGKAAK
- the rpoC gene encoding DNA-directed RNA polymerase subunit beta', with product MVEDIGYFNAITIKIASPQVVKSWSKGEVKKPETINYRTLKPEKDGLFCERIFGPTKDYECNCGKYKRIKHKGIICDRCGVEVTRSSVRRERMGHIELSCPVSHVWFFKVMPSRIGIMLGITSRELEKVLYYEEYIVIDPGETSLKKMDLLSEERYKEFREKFGQKFTAKMGAEAIRDLLKDIDLDKLASKIKREIKDSKSDNIQKKSVKILRFIELFKNSGNKPEWMIFDILPVIPPDLRPLVPLDGGRFATSDLNDLYRRVINRNNRLKKLIELKAPEIIIRNEKRMLQEAVDALFDNGRHGKAVLGPGNRPLKSLSDMLKGKQGRFRQNLLGKRVDYSGRSVIVVGPELKLKECGLPKKMALELFEPFIIKKLKEKGFVHTIKSAKKMVEKAKLEVWDILDDVIKDHPVMLNRAPTLHRLGIQAFQPILIEGNAIRIHPLVCTAFNADFDGDQMAVHVPLSIEAQTECKLLMMATTNIFSPADGRPITSPTQDIVLGCYYMTKEKPGAKGEGKIFSSSEEVVIAHNDEEVDLHAKIKVDIGGKLIETTVGRVLFNLLLPEGIVYVNETMSKSKLSKTIYSCYKTKGHQVVIKLLDDLKRAGFEEATKAGLSISVNDLQIPKKKDEYLQKTITDVNHVEEQYKRGLITDRERYNKIIDLWTHATDDVSDLIFQELDSFNPIFMMADSGARGSKLQIRQLAGMRGLMAKPSGEIIETPIKANFREGLTVLEYFISTHGARKGLADTALKTADSGYLTRRLVDVAQDVIVSEDDCGTLNGILISAIIEGDEVVVKLAERIIGRVALDNIVDVITDTVLVEAGAEITEEKAKQIEEVGIEKIRIRSVLTCESKHGCCVKCYGRNLATGRIVELGEAVGIVAAQSIGEPGTQLTMRTFHIGGTASRIVEQSFTESKYKGMIKYHNLRVVATKKEGELVVLNRNGQVSINDPQGRELERYTIPQGAILRVEDGKPVEEGSIFVKWDPYTVPILTEVSGKTKYEDIKEGVTMKEELDPATKLKNRVIVEHKGDYHPQILILNKDGEVLAIYPIPAGAHIVVHDGKGVTAGEVLAKTPRVFGKTKDITGGLPRVAELFEARRPKDPAIISEIDGLVEFGESKKGQKRVIITSPTGMKKEYVIPHGKHLNVYKGDKVTAGEQLIDGPVVLQDILRVSGDKKLQEYLVNEVQEVYRLQGVNINDKHIEVIVRQMLRKVRIENPGDTTFLMGQQVDKTVYIEENKRATKKKGKGASAVPVLLGITKASLNTESFISAASFQETTRVLTEAAASGKTDNLIGLKENIIMGHLIPAGTGFDFHRNISIVKHVLDDAKKDKEETKEDKKGSTKEDKAGEQG
- the rpsG gene encoding 30S ribosomal protein S7, encoding MRRRRADKREIIPDPKYKNATVARFINIMMLQGKKSTAEKIVYKCFGILGEKTGKPPLEVFLKALDNVRPLLEIKPRRIGGATYQVPIDVKSERGISIAMRWIRNFARAKKGKPMEIKLADEMLEAYKGEGSAMKKREDTHKMAEANKAFAHYRW